The region CTTGGCGTGCAGGTACGCGGTGGCCGCGATCGCCACCACGCACGCCGCCACCAGCAGCCACAACCCCGCGCCGTACTCGTAGTCGACCCTCGCCCGCGCGTCCCGGAAGCTCGGCGACAGACTGGCCGAGACGACCATGAACGTGGTCCACACCGAGCCTGCGAGCAGCCCGGTCGCGGCGACCGCCGTGTACCGGCCGGCCTGCCGCTGGTGCGCCGGCAGGAACACCAGGGCGGCGCCGACGACCAGCAGGACGGCGGCGATCACCACCGGCACGCCGGTCTGGGCACCGGCCGCGATGCCGCCGAGCTCGGCGGGTTCGCTGCGGGTGCCCCACCCGGTCGTGGTGAACCCGAACCGGGTGTCGCGCCCCAGCCCGGTGCCGATCCAGCTGAACGGGAGGAAGGTCGCCAGGACCGCGGTCGCGGCGGCGATCACCGCGAGGACGACCCCCAGCGCCCTCCGGCTCACTTCTTCTTCTTCCGCCGCACCACCGGCGCGCTGTCCTTGTCGGCCTTCGCCGCGGCCAGCAGTTCCTCGGCGTGCGCCCGGCCGGTGTCGGTGGAGTCCATGCCCGCCAGCATGCGGGCGAGCTCGACCACGCGCTGCGCGTCGTCCAGCACCCGGACCCCGGACCGGGTGAGGATCCCGTCGGCGGTCTTGTCCACCACCAGGTGCCGGTCGGCGAACGCGGCGACCTGCGGCAGGTGGGTGACCACGATGACCTGGTGGCTGCGCGCCAGCCGGGCCAGCCTGCGGCCGACCTCGACCGCGGCCCGGCCGCCGACACCGGCGTCGACCTCGTCGAACACCAGGGTGGGCACCGGGTCGGAGTGCGAGAGCACGACCTCCAGCGCGAGCATCACCCGGGACAGCTCGCCGCCGGACGCGCCCTTGTGCACCGGCAGCGCGGGCGCGCCGGGGTGCGCGATCAGCCGCAGCTCCACGTCGTCCACGCCGGACGCGCCGGCGTGCAGCGACCGGCCGCCGACCGTCACGGCCTGCTGGTCGCCCGCGTCGGCGACCCGCGGCCGGACGACCACCTCGACGTTCGCGTGCGGCATGGCCAGCCCGGTCAGCTCCTCGGACACCGCCTTGCCCAGCTCCGCGGCGGCCGCGGTGCGCTCCGCGGTGACCTGCTCGGCGTACCCGGCCAGCTCCACGGCCAGCGCGTCGCGGCGCGCGGCGAGCGCCGCCAGCGCCTCGTCCGAGGTGTCCAGCCCGGCCAGCCGGGAAGCCGCGTCGGCCGCCCACGCGATCACGCCGTCCACGTCGGCCGCGTACTTGCGGGTCAACGCCTTCAGCTCGGCCTGGCGGGCCAGCACGTGCTCCAGCCGGGCCGGGTCGGCGTCCAGGTGCTCCAGGTAGGACACGATCTCCGCGCCCACGTCGGTGAGCAGCGTCTCCGCCTCGATCAGCCGGGGCTCCAGGTCGCGCAGCTTCGGGTCCTCCGAGGACGCGAGCCGGCGGCGCGCCTCGCCGATCAGGCCGAGCGCGCCGGGCGTGTCCGGGTCGCCGTCGGGCGAGCCCGCCACCGCGTACTGGGCGCCGGACGCGGCTTCGCGCAGCTGGTCGGCGTCGACCAGCCGGCGCGCCTCGTCGTGCAGCTCGACGTCCTCGCCGGACTTCGGGTCGACGGCGGAGATCTCGGTCAGCCCGTGCCGCAGCAGCTCGGCCTCGCGCGCCAGTTCGCGCGCCTTCTCGGTGCGCTCGGTGAACTCGGCGGCGACCTTGAGCCACTGCTCGCGGATCTTCTGGTACTTGCGCAGCGGCGCGCCCACGTCGTCACCCGCGAACCGGTCCAGCACCGCGCGCTGCTCGGTCGGGCGCAGCAGCCGCAGCTGGTCGTTCTGCCCGTGCACGGCCAGCAGCTGCTCGGCCAGCTCGGCCAGCACGCCCACCGGCACCGACCGACCGCCCAGGTGGGCGCGGGACCGGCCGTCGGCACCGACGGTGCGGATGGCGATCACGCTGCCGTCGTCGTCGGGTTCGCCGCCGACCTCCTCGGCGACCTTCGCGGCCGGACTGCCGGCCGTCGCCCGGAACCGGCCCTCGACCACGGCCTTGTCCGCGCCGTTGCGCACGCGGGACGCCTCCGCCCGGCCACCACCGAGCAGGTGGAGGCCGGTGACGACCATGGTCTTGCCGGCGCCGGTCTCCCCCGTCACCACGGTGAAGCCCTCGGCGAGTTCAAGGGTGGCCTCGTCGATCACACCGAGGCCCTGGATGCGCATCTCGGCCAGCACAGCGCGCACACTACTGGGCGACCGGTGCGCCTGGTGCGTTCGGGTGGGAGTGTCGGGCGAACAAGTGTTCTACTCGGCGAGCGGACCCCGCCACCCCTGCACGGGCAGTGAGAACTTCTCCACCAGCCGGTCGGTGAACGGCCCTTCGCGCAGCCGGACCAGCCGCAGCGGCGTCGCACCGCCCCGGACCTCGACCCGCGCGCCCGCCGGCAGCCCGATCGTGCGCCGCCCGTCCGCGCAGAGCACCGCCGGGTGCCCGCCCGGGTCGATCTCCAGCGCGACCACCGACGTCGGCGACACCACCAGCGGCCGGGCGAACAGCGCGTGCGCGTTCGACGGCACGACCAGCAGCGCGTGCACGTCCGGCCACACCACCGGCCCGCCCGCGGAGAACGCGTACGCGGTGGACCCCGTCGGGGTCGCCACCAGCACGCCGTCGCAGCCGAACGCCGACACCGGCCGGCCGTCCACCTCCACCACGACGTCCAGGATGCGTTCCCGCGAGCTCTTCTCCACGCTCGCCTCGTTGAGCGCCCACGTGCCCGCGAACTCCTCGCCGTCCACGGACGCGGTGATGTCCACCGTCATCCGCTCCTCGACCTCGTAGGTCCGCTCGATGACGTGGGCGATCGCCTCGAACAGCGCGTCGGAGTCGGCCTCGGCGAGGAACCCGACCCGGCCCAGGTTCACCCCGAGCACCGGGACGCCCGCCGCGCGCGCCAGTTCCGCCGCGCGCAGCAGCGTGCCGTCGCCGCCGAGCACGAACACCAGCTCGGTGCCCTCGGCCGCGTTGTCGTCGGCGGTCACGACCTGCGCGTAGCAGGACCGGTCCAGCTCGGCCGCCTCGTCCTTGAGCACCCGCAGCCGCACGCCGGCCGCCGCGAACCGCCGCGCCACCTCCTGCGCGACCAGCACGTTGCTCGGCCGGCCGGTGTGCACGACCAGCAGGATCTCCCGATCACCGACCGCCCCGGCCACCGCCTCACACGGCACCGCGTCCCCGGTCACCGCATCTCCGGCCACCACACCACCGGTGCCGGCGTCGCTGCCGGCACCGGCCCCGGTCCCGGCGTCGCCGGTCGCCCCGGGCCTGGTCACAGCGTCCCCGGTCATTGCGTCCCCGGTCATTGCGTCCCCGGTCATTGCGTCCCCGGTCATTGGGGTCCTTCCGCGACCGCGGCGCGCACGAGCGCGTCGGCGGCCTCCACGTCCAGCGGATCGCCGCGGCGCAGCCAGGCGAAGAACTCGACGTTGCCGGACGGGCCCGGCAACGGGCTCGCCGTCACGCCGTGCAGCCGCAGCCCGATCTCCGCCGCCGCGGCCACCACGTCCAGCACGGCCTCCGCGCGCAGCCCGGGGTCGCGGACGACGCCGCCCGACCCCAGCCGTTCCTTGCCCACCTCGAACTGGGGTTTCACCATCGGCAGCAGATCGCCCTCCTCGTCGAGGCACGCGGCCAGCGCGGGCAGCACCAGCCTCAACGAGATGAACGAGAGATCCGCCACCACCAGTTCAACCGGACCGCCGATGTCCTCCGGCGTCAACGCCCGCACGTTGGTCTTGTCCTTGACCACGACCCGGTCGTCGGTGCGCAGCCGCCAGTCCAACAGCCCCCGGCCCACGTCGGCCGCGACCACCTGGCGCGCGCCGGCGCGCAGCAGCACGTCGGTGAAACCGCCGGTGGACGCGCCCGCGTCCAGGCAGCGCCGGCCCCCGACGGTGATCGCGGGGAACCGCTCCAACGCGCCGACCAGCTTGTGCGCGCCCCGCGACGCCCAGTTCGGGTCGTCGGTCTCGCGCACCACCAGCGCGGTGTCCAGTTCGACGGCGGTGGCGGGTTTCGTCGCGACCGTGCCGCGGATCGTCACCCGGCCGTCGGCGACGAGTTGACTCGCGTGCTCCCGTGACCGGGCCAGCCCGCGGCGGACCAGTTCGGCGTCCAGCCGAGCCCTGCGCGGCACCGGATCACACCTTGTCGATGCTGGACAGCGCCACCGTCAGGGCGGTGTGCGCGTCGTCGAACCGGGCCACGTGCTCGGCCACGTCGAGCTGCTCCAGCCCGTCCAGCGCGGCGAGCGCGGCGTCGATGCCGTCCACCGGATCACGCGGCGGTCCGGGGAGGGGAACTTCGAAGTTCACCGTTTCACGGTAGCCGATCGAGCACCGACAGGTCCGCCGCGACGTAGGTCGGCCGAAGGTGCGGCGGCAGCGCGGCGGCGTCGGCTTCGGTCGACACCCCGGTGAGGACGAGCAGCGAGTCCAGACCGGCGTTCACCGCACCGAGGATGTCGGTGTCCAGCCGGTCGCCGACCACCAGCGGGCGCTGCGCGCCCAACGACTTCGCGGCCTGCTCCAGCAAGGGCGTCGCGGGCTTCCCGGCGACGAGGGGTTCGGCACCGGTGGCGGTCTTGAGCGCGGCCACCAGCGACCCGTTGCCGGGCAGCAGGCCGCGTTCGGTCGGCAGGGTCGCGTCGACGTTGCACGCCACCCACCGCGCGCCCGCCCGGATCGCCAGCGCCGCCTCGGCGAGCTCGCGCCACCCGAGGTCCTGGGACAGGCCCTGCACGACGGCAGCCGCGCCCTCGGCCGTGCGGACGGGCGTGAAACCACACCGGCGCACCTCGTCGGCGAGCGCGTCGGTGCCGAGCACGAGGACACCCGCCCCCGGGCCGACCAGGTCGGGCAGCATCGCCGCCGCGGCCTGGGCACTGGTGCTCACCTCGTCCAGCGCGGCGCGGAACCCGATCTCGGTCAGGTGGTCGGCGACGTCCTGCGGCGACCGCGTCGCGTTGTTGGTGACGAACCGGATCCCGATCCCCCGCCCACGAGCCGCCGCCACCGCCTCCACCGCTCCCGGCACCGCGTCGTGGCCTCGGTAGACCGTGCCGTCGAGGTCGAGCAGCAGCGCGTCGTAACGGTCCAGTAGCACGGTTCCCCCGTCGTCATCGGCCGTCCGGACACGTCGTCCGGACACGACAGTGGCCCGCCCGCGAACGGACGGGCCACTGTCCCGGTCAATCCTGCCCCATTAGGGCCGGTCCCGGGGTTCGCGCTCCCCGGTCGACCACCCCGGCGGCACGCCCCGGGCGCTCAGTCCTGGGTGCTTAGTCCTGGGTGCTCAGTCCTGGGGGCTCAGTCCTGGGGGCTGAGGTCGAACGCGCGCTCGGCGGCGTCGGTCTCGTTGTCGTCATCGGCCTGGGCGGCGTTGAGGAACCACTTCACGGCCTCCTCGGTACGACCGGCGGCGGCCAGGTTGTCGGCGTAGGCGTAGAACAGCCGCGCGCTCCACGGGTCCCGGCGCTTCGGGTCCAGGTCGTCGCCCTGGAGGGCGACCACCGAGGCGTCGAACTGCCCCATGTCCCGCCGGGCACCGGCCGCGACGATCCGCAGCTCCACCGCGTCCTCGGGATCCAGGGTGACCCCCTGCGCCTCGCGGGCGAGCTCGATGGCCCGCTCGGGACGACCCAGGGCGCGCTCGCAGTCGGCCATGACGGCGAGGTGCCCCGCACCGTGCGTCATCCGCCGCGCCGCCCGCAGCTCGGAGAGGGCTTCCGCCCACTCCCCGGCGTAGTAGGCGGTCAACCCGGCCGCTTCCCGGACCACACCGACCCGCGCGGCCTTGGTGCGCGCGTAGCGGGCGTGCTCCAGGGCGAGCTCGGGCTCGCTGTCGATCAGGATCCCGGCCGCGGCGAGGTGCCGTCCGACGATCTCGGCAAGCCCCTTGGGCAGCCCGCGCAGCTCCTGCTTCACCTCGGGGTCGAGGATGGAGATGTCCGCGTCCTCGGGCAGCTCCGGAGTCCGGGCCCGCGTGTACTCCCCGCCCTCTTCACGCCGCTGCCCCGCGTCACCACGGTCTTCCACGTCACCGTCGTCAGAACCACGACCTTCGGCGCCACGGTCGTCGCTGTCGTCGTCCTGGTCGGCGTCGTCCTCGTCGTCCGAGTCATCGTCCAACTCGGCGTCGGCGTCGGCGTCGGCGTCGGCGTCGTCCAGCTCGTCACGGTCGCTGTCACCGCCGGCGGTCGGGACGTCGTCACGGTCGTCCACCGAGTCCTGGTCACCCGAGTCCTTGCCGGACGGGCTCACCGACTCCGAAGCGACCGGAGCGCCGGCGTCGCCGGACGCACCGTCGACCACGACCGTGCCATCGGCCAGGACGGCCGACTCGACGGCCGCGTCACCGGCGACGTCATCGGTCTGCGCGACCCGGTCCTGGAAGCGCGCGGCCCGCTCACGGCTCCGCTCGTCACGCTTGACGTCCTTGCGGTCGTCACGGCGGTCATCCCGACGGACCGGACCACGATCGTCACGCTGCGGGTAACCACCACGGTCGTCACGCGAGCGGGAGTCACGCCGATCCGCGCCACCACTGCGGTTGTCCCGAGTCTGGTAGCCGCCCCGGTCCTCCCGAGGCTTGTACTCACGACGTTCACCACCACGGTCATCGCGCGGCTTGAACTCCCGACGCTCACCACCGCGATCGTCACGGGGCTTGAACTCGCGACGCTCACCACTGCGGTTGTCACGCGGCTGGTAACCACCACGGTCGTCGCGCGGCTTGAACTCGCGACGTTCACCACCGCGATCGTCGCGCGGCTTGTACTCCCGACGCTCGCTACCCCGGTCGTCGCGGGGCTTGTACTCACGACGTTCTGCGCCCCGGTCGTCGCGGGGGCGGTACTCACGACGCTCCCCACCGCGATCGTCACGCGGCTTGAACTCGCGGCGCTCACCACTGCGGTTGTCACGCGGCTGGTACCCGCCACGGTCATCGCGGGGCTTGAACTCACGACGTTCCCCGCCCCGGTCGTCACGCGGCCGGAACTCGCGACGCTCGCCACCGCGATCGTCGCGAGGCTTGTACTCACGACGCTCGCCACCCCGATCGTCGCGGGGGCGGTACTCACGACGCTCGCCACCGCGGTCATCACGGGGCTTGAACTCACGACGCTCACCACTGCGGTTGTCACGCGGCTGGTAACCGCCACGATCATCGCGCGGCTTGTATTCGCGACGCTCGCCACCACGGCTGTCGCTGCGGCTGTCACTACGACTGTCGCGGGGCTGGTAGCCGCCGCGATCGTCACGGGGCTTGAACTCACGACGCTCACCGCTGCGGTTGCCGGTGAACCGGCTGCCGGAGCTGCGACTGTCACCGCCCGAACGGTTGTAGCCACCGCGGTCGTCGCGCGGCTTGTCGTAGCGCGGACGGTCCGTGGAAGGACGATCGGAGCGCGGACGGTCCGAGCGGCTGTCGTCACGCCGGAAACCATCGCGCCGGTTGCTGTCGTCGCGGTTGTAGCTGCCGCGGTCGTCACGGTTGCGGTCATCGCGGCTGCGGTCGCCGCCACGGGGCCGGTCGTCACGGCTGCGGTCGAAAGTCGGCTTGTTGTCATCGCGACGGGGATATCCGCCGCGGTCGCTCCTGCCGCTGTCACGCCCGGCGTTGTCGCGGCCGCTGTCGCGACCACCGCCGCTGCTGGGCTTGCGGCCTCCCTCGGCGCGGCCACCTTCGGAACGGCGCGGTCGGTCTCCCTGGCCACGCTGGCGGTCGCCTGGACGGTCCCCGAACCTCGACACCTGTAACTCCTCCTACTGTGGGCACGCCGAAAGGGCTTGTGACTTGAGCACATCTCGATGTGCCCCCACCACAAGCCCTTTCAGGGAAAAATTGTTCGGCGGCGTCCTACTCTCCCACACCCTCACGAGTGCAGTACCATCGGCGCTGGAAGGCTTAACTACCGGGTTCGGAATGGGACCGGGTGTTCCCCCACCGCTATGACCACCGAAACACTATGAAATTACCAACCCGTAGGCACCCCAACCCCGAGACCCAAATGGCCTGGGACCGTGGTGGTCCGGTTCGGTTCTTTCAGAACCGCACAGTGGATGCGTAGCATGTTTGTGAGCAAGTCCTCGGCCTATTAGTACCGGTCAACTCCAGCCGTTACCGGCCTTCCATCTCCGGCCTATCAACCCAATGGTCTCTTGGGGGCCTTACCCCACGAAGGGTGGGATACCTCATCTAGGAACAGGCTTCCCGCTTAGATGCTTTCAGCGGTTATCCCTTCCGAACGTAGCCAACCAGCAATGCCCTTGGCAGGACAACTGGCACACCAGAGGTCCGTCCGTCCCGGTCCTCTCGTACTAGGGACAGCCTTCCGCAAGTATCCTACGCGCGCGGCGGATAGGGACCGAACTGTCTCACGACGTTCTAAACCCAGCTCGCGTACCGCTTTAATGGGCGAACAGCCCAACCCTTGGGACCTACTCCAGCCCCAGGATGCGACGAGCCGACATCGAGGTGCCAAACCATGCCGTCGATATGGACTCTTGGGCAAGATCAGCCTGTTATCCCCGGGGTACCTTTTATCCGTTGAGCGACCACGCTTCCACAAGCCATGGCCGGATCACTAGTTCCGACTTTCGTCCCTGCTCGACCTGTCGGTCTCACAGTCAAGCCCCCTTGTGCACTTGCACTCGACACCTGATTGCCAACCAGGCTGAGGGAACCTTTGAGCGCCTCCGTTACCCTTTGGGAGGCAACCGCCCCAGTTAAACTACCCACCAGGCACTGTCCCTGATCCGGATCACGGACCGAGGTTAGACATCCAGTACGACCAGAGTGGTATTTCAACGACGACTCCACAACCACTGGCGTGGCCGCTTCACAGTCTCCCACCTATCCTACACAAGCCGAACCGAACACCAATACCAAGCTATAGTAAAGGTCCCGGGGTCTTTCCGTCCTGCCGCGCGTAACGAGCATCTTTACTCGTAGTGCAATTTCGCCGGGCCTGTGGTTGAGACAGTCGAGAAGTCGTTACGCCATTCGTGCAGGTCGGAACTTACCCGACAAGGAATTTCGCTACCTTAGGATGGTTATAGTTACCACCGCCGTTTACTGGCGCTTAAGTTCTCAGCCTCGCCCCGAAGAGCTAACCGGTCCCCTTAACGTTCCAGCACCGGGCAGGCGTCAGTCCGTATACATCGTCTTGCGACTTCGCACGGACCTGTGTTTTTAGTAAACAGTCGCTTCTCGCTGGTCTCTGCGGCCGAAAAATCCTAGCCCGCAAGGGGCTTCAAATCCCTCGGCCCCCCTTCTCCCGAAGTTACGGGGGCATTTTGCCGAGTTCCTTAACCACAGTTCGCCCGATCGCCTCGGTATTCTCTACCTGACCACCTGTGTCGGTTTGGGGTACGGGCCGCGTGAACACTCACTAGAGGCTTTTCTCGACAGCATGGGATCACCCTACTTCGCCTCAATCGGCTATGCATCACGTCTCAGCCTTGAATGCAGCACGGATTTGCCTATGCTGCGGCCTACACGCTTACACCAGTACTACCACTCACTGGCGGAGCTACCCTCCTGCGTCACCCCATCGCTTGACTACTACAAGTTCAGGTCCCGCGCTCCACATCGCCCCTCATCCGAAGAATCAGAGCGGGCTTCGGGCGGTTAGTATCACAAGGTTCGCCATGGGCGCGTTCACACGGGTACGGGAATATCAACCCGTTGTCCATCGACTACGCCTGTCGGCCTCGCCTTAGGTCCCGACTTACCCTGGGCGGATTAGCCTGGCCCAGGAACCCTTGGTCATCCGGCGGCAGAGTTTCTCACTCTGCTTTCGCTACTCATGCCTGCATTCTCACTCGTCCAGCCTCCACACCTGGATCACTCCGGCGCTTCGATGGCTGAACGACGCTCCCCTACCCATCCAGACAGAATCTGAATGACACGGCTTCGGCGGTGTGCTTAAGCCCCGCTACATTGTCGGCGCAGGACCACTTGACCAGTGAGCTATTACGCACTCTTTAAAGGGTGGCTGCTTCTAAGCCAACCTCCTGGTTGTCTGAGCGACCCCACATCCTTTCCCACTTAGCACACACTTAGGGGCCTTAGCCGGCGTTCTGGGCTGTTTCCCTCTCGACTACGAAGCTTATCCCCCGCAGTCTCACTGCCGCGCTCTCACGTACCGGCATTCGGAGTTTGGTTGATTTCGGTAAGCTTGTGGGCCCCCTAGACCATCCAGTGCTCTACCTCCGGCACGAAACACACGACGCTGCACCTAAATGCATTTCGGGGAGAACCAGCTATCACGGAGTTTGATTGGCCTTTCACCCCTAACCACAGCTCATCCCCCAGGTTTTCAACCCTGGTGGGTTCGGGCCTCCACGCAGTCTTACCCACGCTTCACCCTGGCCATGGCTAGATCACTCCGCTTCGGGTCTAGACCACGCGACTCAAACGCCCTATTCGGACTCGCTTTCGCTACGGCTACCCCACACGGGTTAACCTCGCCACGCAGCACTAACTCGCAGGCTCATTCTTCAAAAGGCACGCCGTCACCCCTAAAGGCTCCGACGGATTGTAGGCACACGGTTTCAGGTACTATTTCACTCCCCTCCCGGGGTACTTTTCACCTTTCCCTCACGGTACTAGTCCGCTATCGGTCACCAGGGAGTATTCAGGCTTAGCGGGTGGTCCCGCCAGATTCACAGCGAATTTCACGAGTACGCTGCTACTTGGGAACACTACAAAGAGACACCGGGTTTTCGCGTACGGGACTCTCACCCTCTACGGCCACGCTTTCCAGACGCGTTCCGCTAACCACAGTGTTTTCTCACTCTTTGCCAGTCCGGCAGAACTGGCCAGTAGGTCCCACGACCCCGCACACGCAACCCCTGCCGGGTATCACACGAATACGGTTTAGCCTCTTCCGCTTTCGCTCGCCACTACTCACGGAATCACGGTTGTTTTCTCTTCCTGCGGGTACTGAGATGTTTCACTTCCCCGCGTTCCCTCCACACGCCCTATGTGTTCAGGCGCGGGTGACCCCACATGACTGGGGCCGGGTTTCCCCATTCGGAAATCCTTGGATCTCAGCTCGGTTGACAACTCCCCAAGGCTTATCGCAGTCTCCTACGTCCTTCATCGGCTCCTGGTGCCAAGGCATCCACCGTATGCCCTTAATAACTTGCCACAAAGATGCTCGCATCCACTGTGCAGTTCTCAAAGAACAACCAGACACCATCCCACACAGCCCACGCCGACCCGACTCAACACCGGGCGGTTCGCGGACGGAGACCGTCCTGTCGTTTCTCGCCGAAGAAAACACGAAACACGTGTTCCCTCAGGACCCAACAGCGTACCGAACAGAAACCCTTGACCCTCGACAGACCCTTCCACGCCCCCGGAGGGACAGTACTGACTCCATCGACAACCCGAAGCTCTGCACTAGCCAGCATCCACATCTGTGAGCCCCACCCTGCGATCATCCGCCGCAGGCGTGGTCTCCACCACGATCCGAAGACCGAGGCGAGAGGTGCTCCTTAGAAAGGAGGTGATCCAGCCGCACCTTCCGGTACGGCTACCTTGTTACGACTTCGTCCCAATCGCCAGTCCCACCTTCGACCGCTCCCCCCCTTACGGGTTGGGCCACGGGCTTCGGGTGTTACCGACTTTCGTGACGTGACGGGCGGTGTGTACAAGGCCCGGGAACGTATTCACCGCAGCGTTGCTGATCTGCGATTACTAGCGACTCCGACTTCACGGGGTCGAGTTGCAGACCCCGATCCGAACTGAGACCGGCTTTGTGGGATTCGCTCCACCTCACGGCTTAGCAGCCCTCTGTACCGGCCATTGTAGCATGTGTGAAGCCCTGGACATAAGGGGCATGATGACTTGACGTCATCCCCACCTTCCTCCGAGTTGACCCCGGCAGTCTCCCATGAGTCCCCGCCATAACGCGCTGGCAACATGGAACGAGGGTTGCGCTCGTTGCGGGACTTAACCCAACATCTCACGACACGAGCTGACGACAGCCATGCACCACCTGTACACCAGTCCGAAGAGGCCTACATCTCTGCAGGTTTCCGGTGCATGTCAAGCCCAGGTAAGGTTCTTCGCGTTGCATCGAATTAATCCACATGCTCCGCCGCTTGTGCGGGCCCCCGTCAATTCCTTTGAGTTTTAGCCTTGCGGCCGTACTCCCCAGGCGGGGTGCTTAATGCGTTAGCTGCGGCACGGAGGACGTGGAAGCCCCCCACACCTAGCACCCACCGTTTACGGCGTGGACTACCAGGGTATCTAATCCTGTTCGCTCCCCACGCTTTCGCTCCTCAGCGTCAGTATCGGCCCAGAGACCCGCCTTCGCCACCGGTGTTCCTCCTGATATCTGCGCATTTCACCGCTACACCAGGAATTCCAGTCTCCCCTGCCGAACTCAAGTCTGCCCGTATCGACCGCAGGCTCCACGTTAAGCGTGAAGTTTTCACGGCCGACGCAACAAACCGCCTACGAGCTCTTTACGCCCAATAATTCCGGACAACGCTCGCACCCTACGTATTACCGCGGCTGCTGGCACGTAGTTAGCCGGTGCTTCTTCTGCAGGTACCGTCACTCACGCTTCGTCCCTGCTGAAAGAGGTTTACAACCCGAAGGCCGTCATCCCTCACGCGGCGTCGCTGCATCAGGCTTTCGCCCATTGTGCAATATTCCCCACTGCTGCCTCCCGTAGGAGTCTGGGCCGTGTCTCAGTCCCAGTGTGGCCGGTCACCCTCTCAGGCCGGCTACCCGTCGTCGCCTTGGTAGGCCATCACCCCACCAACAAGCTGATAGGCCGCGGGTCCATCCCATACCGCCGGAACTTTCCACCCCACAAGATGCCCCATGGGGTCGTATCCGGTATTAGACCTAGTTTCCCAGGCTTATCCCGGAGTACAGGGCAGGTTACCCACGTGTTACTCACCCGTTCGCCGCTCGTGTACCCCGAAGGGCCTTACCGCTCGACTTGCATGTGTTAAGCACGCCGCCAGCGTTCGTCCTGAGCCAGGATCAAACTCTCCAAT is a window of Saccharothrix espanaensis DSM 44229 DNA encoding:
- the recN gene encoding DNA repair protein RecN, coding for MLAEMRIQGLGVIDEATLELAEGFTVVTGETGAGKTMVVTGLHLLGGGRAEASRVRNGADKAVVEGRFRATAGSPAAKVAEEVGGEPDDDGSVIAIRTVGADGRSRAHLGGRSVPVGVLAELAEQLLAVHGQNDQLRLLRPTEQRAVLDRFAGDDVGAPLRKYQKIREQWLKVAAEFTERTEKARELAREAELLRHGLTEISAVDPKSGEDVELHDEARRLVDADQLREAASGAQYAVAGSPDGDPDTPGALGLIGEARRRLASSEDPKLRDLEPRLIEAETLLTDVGAEIVSYLEHLDADPARLEHVLARQAELKALTRKYAADVDGVIAWAADAASRLAGLDTSDEALAALAARRDALAVELAGYAEQVTAERTAAAAELGKAVSEELTGLAMPHANVEVVVRPRVADAGDQQAVTVGGRSLHAGASGVDDVELRLIAHPGAPALPVHKGASGGELSRVMLALEVVLSHSDPVPTLVFDEVDAGVGGRAAVEVGRRLARLARSHQVIVVTHLPQVAAFADRHLVVDKTADGILTRSGVRVLDDAQRVVELARMLAGMDSTDTGRAHAEELLAAAKADKDSAPVVRRKKKK
- a CDS encoding NAD kinase, which encodes MTGDAVTRPGATGDAGTGAGAGSDAGTGGVVAGDAVTGDAVPCEAVAGAVGDREILLVVHTGRPSNVLVAQEVARRFAAAGVRLRVLKDEAAELDRSCYAQVVTADDNAAEGTELVFVLGGDGTLLRAAELARAAGVPVLGVNLGRVGFLAEADSDALFEAIAHVIERTYEVEERMTVDITASVDGEEFAGTWALNEASVEKSSRERILDVVVEVDGRPVSAFGCDGVLVATPTGSTAYAFSAGGPVVWPDVHALLVVPSNAHALFARPLVVSPTSVVALEIDPGGHPAVLCADGRRTIGLPAGARVEVRGGATPLRLVRLREGPFTDRLVEKFSLPVQGWRGPLAE
- a CDS encoding TlyA family RNA methyltransferase — its product is MPRRARLDAELVRRGLARSREHASQLVADGRVTIRGTVATKPATAVELDTALVVRETDDPNWASRGAHKLVGALERFPAITVGGRRCLDAGASTGGFTDVLLRAGARQVVAADVGRGLLDWRLRTDDRVVVKDKTNVRALTPEDIGGPVELVVADLSFISLRLVLPALAACLDEEGDLLPMVKPQFEVGKERLGSGGVVRDPGLRAEAVLDVVAAAAEIGLRLHGVTASPLPGPSGNVEFFAWLRRGDPLDVEAADALVRAAVAEGPQ
- a CDS encoding HAD-IIA family hydrolase; its protein translation is MLLDRYDALLLDLDGTVYRGHDAVPGAVEAVAAARGRGIGIRFVTNNATRSPQDVADHLTEIGFRAALDEVSTSAQAAAAMLPDLVGPGAGVLVLGTDALADEVRRCGFTPVRTAEGAAAVVQGLSQDLGWRELAEAALAIRAGARWVACNVDATLPTERGLLPGNGSLVAALKTATGAEPLVAGKPATPLLEQAAKSLGAQRPLVVGDRLDTDILGAVNAGLDSLLVLTGVSTEADAAALPPHLRPTYVAADLSVLDRLP
- a CDS encoding tetratricopeptide repeat protein, with the translated sequence MKQELRGLPKGLAEIVGRHLAAAGILIDSEPELALEHARYARTKAARVGVVREAAGLTAYYAGEWAEALSELRAARRMTHGAGHLAVMADCERALGRPERAIELAREAQGVTLDPEDAVELRIVAAGARRDMGQFDASVVALQGDDLDPKRRDPWSARLFYAYADNLAAAGRTEEAVKWFLNAAQADDDNETDAAERAFDLSPQD